From the genome of Kaistella daneshvariae, one region includes:
- the fmt gene encoding methionyl-tRNA formyltransferase, protein MKSLKVIFFGTPEFAKSSLQAIYESHHQVVGVVTVADKASGRGQKIHQSAVKEFAISKNLPVLQPEKLKDPEFLTEIEKLNADVFVVVAFRMMPKILFEMPPLGTFNLHASLLPDYRGAAPINYAVINGEKETGATTFFINEKIDEGNILLQEKMPILPEENAGQLHDRLMEMGAKLVVKTLDGLAENSIQEQPQPHVENPKNAFKIFKENTRINWQKNSETVHNFIRGMSPYPAAFTSIKIGEDEKVLKIFKGNFEKTAHSEKPGNLKIDKNLLQFYTEDGIYYPEEVQLEGKKRMTVKDFLNGFQDFKHISAALI, encoded by the coding sequence ATGAAATCTTTAAAAGTTATATTTTTCGGTACACCAGAATTTGCTAAAAGTTCGCTACAGGCCATTTACGAGTCGCATCACCAGGTAGTTGGCGTGGTAACCGTAGCCGATAAAGCGAGCGGCCGCGGCCAGAAAATTCACCAGTCCGCGGTGAAGGAATTTGCAATTTCGAAAAATTTGCCCGTTTTGCAGCCAGAAAAGTTGAAGGATCCGGAATTTTTAACGGAGATAGAAAAATTAAACGCTGATGTTTTTGTGGTTGTTGCTTTTCGGATGATGCCAAAGATTTTGTTTGAAATGCCGCCCCTCGGCACTTTCAACTTGCACGCTTCGTTGCTGCCTGATTACCGCGGCGCGGCGCCAATAAACTATGCGGTAATCAATGGTGAAAAGGAAACCGGCGCGACGACCTTTTTCATCAATGAAAAAATTGACGAAGGCAATATTCTGTTACAGGAAAAAATGCCGATTTTGCCGGAAGAAAATGCGGGCCAATTGCACGACCGACTGATGGAAATGGGTGCAAAACTCGTGGTGAAAACGCTGGACGGCCTGGCGGAAAATTCAATTCAGGAGCAACCGCAGCCACACGTTGAAAATCCTAAAAATGCGTTTAAGATTTTTAAAGAAAATACCCGCATAAACTGGCAAAAAAATTCAGAAACCGTACACAATTTCATCCGCGGAATGTCGCCGTATCCGGCGGCTTTTACTTCAATTAAAATCGGTGAAGACGAAAAAGTTTTAAAAATTTTTAAAGGGAATTTTGAAAAAACTGCTCATTCTGAAAAACCTGGAAATTTAAAAATTGATAAAAATCTTCTGCAGTTTTATACCGAAGACGGAATTTATTACCCTGAAGAAGTTCAGCTTGAAGGTAAAAAACGTATGACTGTAAAGGATTTCCTAAATGGTTTTCAGGATTTTAAGCACATTTCGGCAGCCTTAATTTAA
- a CDS encoding T9SS type B sorting domain-containing protein yields MKNLLSFVFALFFTCAAAQMDTEHWFAPMAGSPGANGLLQPESYLYLSTSETTPFPVEVYSGNVLYTTVQVSKGSPQIIDIPYNFMMTISSSEMFTAVPMGLHVKGTKKFFANYRFSVPAHAEIITSKGLAGVGKNFFAVMAPLTTSKDYLNATIGIIATEDNTSVTLSGYDPAVVFADGSSSATKTFTLNKGQSYIINTVSDRDPANRTGLIGAKIEATQPIAVTNGNFNAIYTNENLSNNDILMDQSVPVDRLGNQFILVKGNGPYNNNMESALVVASEDDTHIIINGADTGIVLNEGDYHVFGANNYIDRSRNHYNMSISTTKNVYVYQLLAGVGRGSVYATGGFNFIPALSCFLPNKIDEIASINEIGYDLYNAKLNIISEKGATVKVNGNVLSSLEGPFSVQGNPNWETYTVLNVSGNITVNSTKSVTAGIASGNGAVGYGGYFAGFSSVPVISKTGDCYAGVLLQVDDSYDQYQWYLNGKPIPNETHFFIDPDLYGSGNYTANIAKTNCETKLTAPYAFSACPPISTTTFNIGSCQTVTVTPAFTSSSQQINPLKTKIIVRPSYGTATVDATTGKITYTPNATLTSNVSDVFVYYIEGNAIPEDSEYFKVIVNVKTPQAADTTLTVCPNTDGTGTFNLSLATASSDATNTVAYYSDQLLTNRISNFTNYKTPPGTVYAAVTSTYNCAKTVKIFLELTQLPILNGNNYNFTFCDDNFAGSIPIKFSTIAPQIISNYTSSFIVRYYLNPTSQQNGTNDFLPDDWSYSANTTVYVRAFDTAGCTVVLGQINFIVGAKTPLKNSSVVNAVCDDKLVGKVDVDLNNYLSEFTANTSATFYANETDAKNKQSPVSANQNLTASKTFYIRFESNNACPNIGTLTLNISTPKKSTTLRTEKICPNSTVNLDAGPGFESYKWSTGETSSKINVPVGTYYVDLGFNGCVYRQTVEVTAAELPQIKQIEVTGNTATVSVAGGTLPYQYSFDNINFQSSNILTNIPRGKQTVYVKDAQNCKTVTKEFLILNLINVITPNDDGKNDVLDYSDLSIKKEVQIEIFDRHGNLVFFANKAPYFWDGRMNGRPLATGNFWYILKWIEPDTDLPVLHKGWILVKNRD; encoded by the coding sequence TTGAAAAATTTACTCTCTTTCGTTTTTGCTTTATTTTTCACCTGTGCAGCTGCACAAATGGACACCGAACACTGGTTTGCACCCATGGCCGGAAGCCCCGGTGCCAACGGTTTGCTTCAGCCAGAAAGCTACCTTTATCTTTCCACAAGCGAAACGACGCCTTTTCCTGTGGAAGTTTACAGCGGTAATGTTCTTTACACCACCGTACAGGTGTCTAAAGGAAGCCCGCAGATCATCGATATTCCATACAACTTCATGATGACCATTTCCAGTTCGGAGATGTTTACAGCTGTTCCGATGGGTCTTCATGTGAAAGGGACAAAGAAATTTTTTGCTAATTATCGGTTTTCTGTACCTGCTCACGCAGAAATTATCACTTCCAAAGGATTGGCAGGAGTTGGAAAAAACTTTTTCGCCGTAATGGCACCGCTGACAACCTCCAAAGACTATCTGAATGCAACGATAGGCATTATCGCGACGGAAGATAATACGTCCGTAACATTGTCTGGTTATGATCCGGCGGTAGTTTTTGCTGATGGATCAAGCAGTGCCACGAAAACATTTACATTAAACAAAGGTCAGTCCTACATTATTAATACGGTTAGCGACAGAGACCCTGCGAATAGAACCGGTTTAATAGGAGCAAAGATCGAGGCCACCCAACCTATTGCCGTTACGAACGGAAACTTTAATGCTATTTATACCAATGAGAATTTAAGCAACAACGATATACTGATGGATCAGTCGGTCCCTGTGGACCGGCTGGGAAATCAATTTATTCTGGTGAAAGGAAATGGGCCGTACAACAACAATATGGAATCCGCGCTTGTCGTGGCTTCTGAAGACGATACGCACATTATTATAAATGGCGCAGACACCGGAATTGTATTAAATGAGGGCGATTACCACGTTTTTGGAGCTAATAATTATATTGATCGGTCACGAAACCACTATAATATGAGCATTTCCACGACCAAAAATGTTTACGTGTACCAATTACTGGCTGGCGTTGGTCGTGGAAGTGTTTATGCGACAGGCGGATTTAATTTTATCCCGGCACTCAGTTGCTTTTTACCTAATAAAATAGATGAAATTGCTTCCATAAACGAAATCGGGTATGACCTTTACAATGCGAAGTTAAACATCATCTCGGAAAAAGGCGCTACAGTAAAGGTAAACGGAAACGTGCTTTCGAGCCTGGAAGGTCCCTTTTCGGTACAAGGTAATCCAAACTGGGAAACTTACACCGTACTGAATGTAAGTGGCAATATTACGGTAAACTCTACAAAATCTGTTACCGCTGGTATTGCCTCCGGAAACGGAGCTGTGGGCTATGGAGGTTATTTTGCCGGATTTAGTTCCGTGCCCGTTATCTCAAAAACCGGTGACTGCTATGCCGGAGTTTTATTACAGGTTGATGATTCTTATGATCAGTATCAGTGGTATCTAAATGGAAAACCTATCCCGAATGAAACTCATTTTTTTATTGATCCTGATCTTTATGGCAGCGGTAATTACACCGCTAACATCGCTAAAACCAATTGTGAAACCAAGTTAACTGCTCCTTATGCATTTAGCGCATGCCCCCCAATTTCAACCACAACATTCAATATCGGTTCGTGCCAAACGGTTACGGTCACTCCCGCATTCACAAGTTCAAGTCAACAAATAAACCCGCTTAAAACCAAAATTATTGTAAGACCTAGCTATGGAACTGCAACTGTAGACGCGACAACCGGCAAAATTACCTACACTCCGAATGCAACATTAACTTCGAATGTTTCAGATGTTTTTGTTTATTATATTGAAGGAAACGCAATACCTGAAGACAGCGAATATTTTAAAGTAATTGTTAACGTAAAAACGCCACAAGCTGCGGATACTACGCTTACCGTTTGTCCAAATACTGACGGCACCGGCACCTTTAATTTAAGTCTGGCCACCGCCTCAAGTGATGCAACGAATACTGTTGCATACTATTCGGATCAGCTGCTAACCAATCGGATTTCAAATTTCACCAACTATAAAACACCACCCGGAACCGTGTACGCGGCGGTAACTTCCACCTACAATTGCGCGAAAACTGTAAAAATTTTCTTAGAACTTACCCAGTTACCAATATTGAACGGAAATAATTACAATTTTACTTTTTGTGATGATAATTTCGCAGGAAGCATTCCAATTAAATTTTCGACTATTGCCCCGCAAATTATTTCAAATTACACCAGTTCGTTTATTGTCCGATATTACCTGAATCCCACAAGCCAGCAGAATGGTACAAATGATTTTTTACCCGACGACTGGTCTTATTCTGCCAACACTACGGTCTATGTGAGAGCATTTGACACCGCGGGCTGCACCGTTGTTTTAGGTCAAATTAATTTCATTGTCGGTGCAAAAACACCGCTGAAAAATTCCTCGGTAGTAAACGCTGTCTGCGACGACAAACTTGTCGGAAAGGTAGATGTTGATTTAAATAATTATCTCTCAGAATTCACCGCTAATACGTCTGCTACTTTCTACGCTAATGAAACCGATGCGAAAAATAAACAAAGCCCAGTTTCAGCCAATCAAAATCTGACTGCTTCCAAAACATTTTACATTAGATTTGAAAGCAATAACGCATGTCCTAATATCGGTACTTTAACCTTAAATATTTCTACTCCCAAGAAATCTACAACATTAAGAACTGAAAAAATATGCCCGAACAGCACGGTAAATTTAGATGCGGGACCAGGTTTCGAGTCTTATAAATGGAGCACAGGCGAAACTTCATCGAAAATAAATGTACCGGTTGGAACTTACTATGTAGATTTAGGATTTAACGGCTGCGTGTATCGCCAAACTGTGGAAGTCACCGCGGCCGAACTTCCGCAGATAAAACAAATCGAAGTCACCGGAAACACCGCCACCGTATCCGTTGCCGGCGGAACGCTGCCTTACCAGTATTCTTTTGACAATATCAATTTCCAAAGCTCAAATATTTTAACAAATATTCCACGTGGCAAGCAAACAGTTTACGTGAAAGATGCGCAAAACTGCAAGACCGTCACCAAAGAGTTTTTAATCCTGAATTTAATAAACGTGATCACACCAAATGATGACGGAAAAAATGATGTGTTGGATTATTCTGATTTAAGCATCAAAAAAGAGGTGCAAATTGAAATATTTGACCGACACGGAAATCTGGTATTTTTTGCCAATAAAGCGCCGTATTTTTGGGATGGCAGAATGAACGGCCGACCATTAGCTACCGGCAATTTCTGGTATATATTAAAATGGATAGAACCAGACACCGATTTGCCCGTGCTGCACAAGGGCTGGATTTTAGTGAAAAACAGAGATTAA
- the tsf gene encoding translation elongation factor Ts, with protein MYTPVAADVAKLRNITGAGMMDCKKALVEAEGDFDLAIDNLRKKGQKVAANRADRDSHEGAVIAKLNEDFTMGAIIALNCETDFVAKNDSFVELAHELAEQAVMYANKEEFLASDFHGMTVAEKLIEQTGVIGEKIEIGSFERIEGPYLGAYIHAGNKIAAISSLSANVEGAAEVAKSVSMQVAAMNPIALDETKVSQETIDKELEIERELLTKEGKPANIIDNILKGKMQRFYKDNTLVHQSFIKDSSISVADYVKSLDNDLKVLGFVRVSLT; from the coding sequence ATGTATACACCAGTTGCTGCAGATGTAGCGAAATTGAGAAATATTACAGGCGCAGGAATGATGGACTGTAAAAAAGCGTTGGTAGAAGCTGAGGGAGATTTTGATCTTGCCATCGATAATCTTCGTAAAAAAGGACAGAAAGTTGCCGCTAACAGAGCAGACAGAGATTCTCATGAAGGTGCTGTAATTGCAAAATTAAACGAAGATTTCACCATGGGTGCAATTATCGCTTTGAACTGCGAAACTGATTTCGTAGCGAAGAACGACAGCTTCGTAGAATTGGCACACGAACTTGCTGAGCAAGCTGTGATGTATGCAAACAAAGAAGAATTTTTAGCGTCAGATTTCCACGGAATGACGGTTGCTGAAAAGTTAATCGAGCAGACAGGTGTAATTGGTGAAAAAATTGAAATCGGTTCTTTCGAAAGAATTGAAGGTCCTTATTTAGGAGCTTATATCCACGCAGGTAATAAAATTGCTGCCATCAGCTCACTTTCTGCAAACGTAGAAGGTGCTGCAGAAGTTGCAAAATCTGTTTCAATGCAGGTAGCTGCTATGAACCCAATCGCTTTGGATGAAACTAAAGTTTCTCAGGAAACCATCGATAAAGAATTGGAAATCGAAAGAGAACTTCTTACTAAAGAAGGAAAACCTGCAAACATCATCGATAATATTTTGAAAGGAAAAATGCAGAGATTCTACAAAGACAATACTTTGGTACACCAGTCTTTCATTAAAGATTCTTCAATCTCAGTTGCTGATTATGTAAAATCTTTAGATAACGATTTGAAAGTTTTAGGTTTCGTAAGAGTAAGTCTTACTTAA
- a CDS encoding DUF6759 domain-containing protein: MKKTLYLIVFLLSVFTFAQSKYTVQQVEKSTNAQVIANFVKYNPNHPRTPEFKRKLFAIINNDKPAAVKASVAKPTVAPVNKAKLKTAIKKDVAADGSNDKHKRTADLLNHLFNSDPNSRTAYVQIVNKSKCNLIVKISGKKFYNLDVPASNQNFIMVDKGSYTLTTSVCDAKYSSKKNIGKDIVITLNQPR, from the coding sequence ATGAAAAAAACACTCTATTTAATTGTTTTTTTACTGTCTGTTTTCACCTTTGCCCAATCCAAATATACGGTACAGCAAGTAGAAAAAAGTACCAATGCGCAGGTTATCGCGAACTTTGTTAAGTACAATCCCAATCATCCGAGAACGCCGGAATTTAAGCGCAAACTGTTTGCGATCATTAATAACGACAAACCTGCCGCTGTAAAAGCCAGCGTGGCAAAACCTACTGTCGCGCCAGTGAATAAAGCTAAGCTGAAAACCGCCATTAAGAAAGACGTTGCGGCAGACGGCAGCAATGATAAACATAAAAGAACCGCCGATTTGCTGAATCACCTTTTTAATTCTGACCCGAACAGCAGAACTGCGTATGTGCAAATCGTGAATAAATCGAAATGCAATTTAATTGTGAAAATCAGCGGTAAAAAGTTTTATAATTTGGATGTTCCGGCAAGCAATCAGAACTTTATTATGGTAGATAAAGGTTCGTACACGCTGACGACTTCTGTTTGTGATGCCAAGTATTCTTCCAAAAAGAACATTGGGAAAGACATTGTAATTACGCTAAATCAGCCACGCTAA
- a CDS encoding tRNA1(Val) (adenine(37)-N6)-methyltransferase gives MKPFHFKKFSVKQCKEVFRVGTDAVLLGALMDVENAANILEVGTGTGIISLMVAQRNPSAMITALDISKEASELAAENFENSPFHQRLKSLHADFKDFKNPALFDHIFSNPPYFEKNGSTKDIVARQQTELSFEEFLAKASKILSKTGQISVIIPIEAEVVFTKIANRNLLFLHRKITVYGIKNSKPKRVVLEYGFQEKMHVEQEIFIEETPRVYSAAYLKLTEDFHLFGS, from the coding sequence TTGAAGCCTTTCCATTTTAAGAAATTTTCGGTCAAACAGTGCAAAGAAGTTTTCCGTGTCGGCACCGATGCGGTTTTGCTTGGCGCATTAATGGATGTGGAAAATGCTGCAAATATTTTAGAAGTTGGCACCGGCACCGGAATTATTTCTTTGATGGTAGCGCAACGCAATCCTTCAGCGATGATCACCGCGTTGGATATTTCAAAAGAAGCGAGCGAACTGGCGGCAGAAAATTTCGAAAACAGCCCGTTTCATCAGCGTTTAAAAAGCCTACACGCAGACTTCAAAGATTTTAAAAATCCGGCGTTATTTGACCATATTTTTTCAAATCCGCCCTACTTCGAAAAAAACGGTTCCACGAAAGATATTGTAGCGCGTCAGCAAACGGAACTTTCTTTTGAGGAATTTCTGGCGAAAGCTTCAAAAATACTGAGCAAAACAGGGCAAATTTCCGTAATTATCCCAATCGAAGCGGAGGTTGTTTTTACCAAAATCGCCAATCGGAATTTGCTTTTTCTCCACCGAAAAATTACGGTGTACGGCATCAAAAATTCAAAACCAAAACGCGTGGTGCTGGAATATGGATTTCAGGAAAAAATGCACGTTGAGCAGGAAATTTTTATCGAAGAAACGCCGCGGGTTTATTCCGCAGCGTATTTAAAACTCACCGAAGATTTTCATCTTTTCGGCAGCTGA
- a CDS encoding sensor histidine kinase: protein MPFSKYKGLSLRNKVFSGFLVICLLSITGSSILSYFILKDNATVQSRTDLQKKAEALMSALDYSVSHTQTQTEDLPDILANDIYEIADINNQDIIIYDLHGNFVMSNKDPNLIPTKKISLPVINRVLKSDKRTDYNTFDKEIGANVTSSYMILKNNMLEPIAIVYFPFYHNDSAYVSVFNRYLNYIFIVNLFVIAFGGWLSWIISKNVTKTVTKFSKLITKITFLEDDPQPIKYYQNDELNQLVKAYNKMILQIREQKERLSFKDKEEAWREMAKQVAHEVKNPLTPMKLTIQNFERKFDPADPEINEKVKKLSKVMVDQIDLVATVANAFSQFAQLPEKYNEVFDVNREIKNIIKIFSDEKIYFHANKEQIMVEMDKIYLSRIITNLVSNARQARDEERENIINVDVEQRQKRIIITVEDNGVGIPEELYGRIFEPNFTSKTSGMGLGLTMVRKMVEDYKGEITVTSEVGKGTTFTIFLPTNLKTKHEKVLAKAMV from the coding sequence ATGCCCTTCTCTAAATACAAAGGTTTAAGCCTTCGCAATAAAGTTTTCTCGGGATTTTTGGTGATTTGTTTGCTCAGTATCACCGGTTCGTCAATTCTTTCTTATTTCATTCTCAAAGATAATGCGACGGTACAAAGCCGTACTGATTTGCAGAAAAAAGCCGAAGCCCTGATGTCCGCTTTGGATTACTCCGTTAGCCATACGCAGACGCAAACTGAGGATCTGCCGGACATACTTGCCAACGACATCTACGAAATTGCAGACATCAACAATCAGGATATTATCATTTACGACCTGCACGGAAATTTTGTAATGTCCAACAAAGACCCAAATCTCATCCCAACCAAAAAGATTTCTTTGCCGGTTATTAACCGTGTTTTAAAAAGCGATAAAAGAACGGATTATAATACTTTTGATAAAGAAATTGGTGCCAATGTTACCTCGTCGTACATGATCCTGAAAAACAATATGCTGGAGCCTATTGCTATTGTTTACTTTCCTTTCTACCACAACGATTCTGCGTATGTAAGCGTGTTCAACAGATACCTGAACTATATTTTTATCGTCAATCTTTTCGTCATCGCATTTGGCGGCTGGCTCAGCTGGATTATTTCTAAAAATGTTACGAAAACCGTTACCAAATTTTCCAAACTTATCACTAAAATCACCTTCCTGGAAGATGATCCGCAGCCTATCAAATATTATCAAAACGACGAGCTGAACCAGCTTGTGAAAGCGTACAATAAAATGATTCTGCAGATTCGCGAGCAAAAAGAACGGCTTTCCTTTAAAGACAAAGAAGAAGCATGGCGCGAAATGGCGAAACAGGTGGCTCATGAGGTGAAAAATCCGTTGACGCCGATGAAACTCACCATTCAGAATTTCGAAAGAAAATTCGATCCTGCAGATCCGGAAATTAACGAAAAAGTGAAAAAACTAAGCAAAGTAATGGTAGACCAAATTGATTTGGTAGCCACTGTTGCGAACGCATTTTCCCAGTTTGCGCAACTTCCGGAAAAATACAATGAAGTTTTCGATGTGAACCGCGAAATTAAAAATATCATCAAAATTTTCAGTGATGAAAAGATTTATTTCCACGCGAACAAAGAGCAGATTATGGTGGAAATGGACAAGATTTATCTTTCCAGAATCATCACCAATTTAGTTTCCAATGCGCGGCAGGCACGCGACGAAGAACGGGAAAACATCATTAATGTTGATGTAGAACAGCGCCAGAAAAGAATTATCATTACCGTAGAAGATAACGGCGTGGGAATTCCTGAGGAATTATACGGCCGAATTTTCGAACCGAATTTCACCTCCAAAACCAGCGGAATGGGACTAGGTCTCACCATGGTGCGCAAAATGGTGGAAGATTATAAAGGTGAAATTACGGTGACTTCTGAAGTTGGAAAAGGCACCACTTTTACCATTTTCCTTCCCACGAACCTGAAAACAAAACACGAAAAAGTTTTGGCAAAGGCAATGGTTTAA
- a CDS encoding riboflavin synthase: MFTGIVEATGIVEKIEHHDRNIDFILNCPFTSELKIDQSLAHNGCCLTVVEITDTNYRVTAIDETLEKTNLSKWNVGTEVNLERCLKLDGRLDGHMVQGHVDKTGIIEKIADKAGSFFITISYDSTDEYTTVAQGSITVNGISLTVAASGDTSFSVAIIPYTWEFTNMKNVQVGDMVNLEFDIIGKYVNKLMKKNALL, translated from the coding sequence ATGTTTACAGGAATTGTAGAAGCTACCGGAATTGTAGAGAAGATTGAACACCATGACCGCAACATCGATTTTATATTGAATTGCCCTTTCACCTCCGAACTGAAAATCGACCAAAGTTTGGCGCACAACGGCTGCTGCCTGACCGTAGTGGAAATTACCGATACCAATTATCGCGTTACCGCCATTGATGAAACTTTGGAAAAAACCAATCTCAGCAAATGGAATGTGGGAACCGAAGTGAATTTGGAACGCTGTTTGAAGCTTGATGGCAGACTTGATGGCCACATGGTTCAGGGGCATGTAGACAAAACCGGAATTATTGAAAAAATTGCCGATAAAGCAGGGAGTTTTTTCATCACCATTTCTTACGATTCCACCGATGAATACACCACTGTTGCTCAAGGTTCAATTACCGTAAACGGCATTAGTCTCACCGTTGCAGCAAGCGGCGACACCAGTTTTTCAGTCGCAATTATTCCCTACACCTGGGAATTTACGAACATGAAAAACGTACAAGTCGGCGATATGGTGAACCTGGAATTTGATATTATTGGAAAATATGTAAATAAATTGATGAAAAAAAATGCCCTTCTCTAA
- the pdxA gene encoding 4-hydroxythreonine-4-phosphate dehydrogenase PdxA, which produces MTAKPHKIRVGISIGDYNGIGPEIIMKSLQDKSITDFFTPVIFGSGKLFTYQKNIFKLQHNFNYITEVAQAHPDKINMVNLWKDNVNVDLGKPSEESTKMAIESLEAATTALMNGEVDVLVTAPINKEEMLKYGFQHAGHTGYLEEKFDRKGLMFLVTDSLKVAVSTHHIPIANVAENISKEKIKKQIKMLNQCLVEDFCIERPKIAVLGLNPHAGDGGAIGKEEIEIIEPAIRELFDNGIMAFGPYPADSFFQPEKYKNFDAVLAMYHDQGLAPFKTIAYEEGVNYTAGLPFIRTSPDHGVAYDIAGKNIADPQSFSEAIFMAIKIFKNRQEYNDLMTNRMRPRRSNSNQNVDEDLPIDRA; this is translated from the coding sequence ATGACCGCCAAACCGCATAAAATAAGAGTAGGAATATCGATTGGTGATTATAACGGAATTGGTCCGGAAATCATCATGAAATCCCTGCAGGACAAATCGATTACTGATTTTTTTACGCCCGTTATTTTCGGTTCCGGAAAATTGTTTACCTATCAGAAAAATATCTTCAAACTACAGCATAATTTTAATTATATCACTGAAGTTGCTCAGGCGCACCCCGATAAAATTAATATGGTGAATTTGTGGAAAGATAATGTGAATGTTGATTTAGGAAAACCTTCCGAAGAATCCACGAAAATGGCGATTGAATCTTTAGAAGCTGCCACCACTGCTTTAATGAATGGTGAAGTTGATGTTTTGGTGACCGCACCCATCAATAAAGAAGAAATGTTGAAATACGGTTTTCAGCACGCTGGACATACCGGTTATCTGGAAGAAAAATTCGACAGAAAAGGGCTGATGTTCTTGGTGACTGATAGTTTGAAAGTGGCGGTTTCTACCCATCATATCCCAATCGCGAATGTCGCTGAAAACATTTCAAAGGAAAAAATTAAGAAGCAGATCAAAATGCTGAATCAGTGTCTTGTCGAAGATTTCTGTATTGAAAGACCGAAAATTGCCGTTTTAGGTTTAAATCCACATGCTGGTGATGGCGGCGCAATTGGTAAAGAAGAAATTGAAATCATCGAACCTGCCATCCGCGAATTGTTCGATAATGGAATTATGGCTTTCGGGCCGTATCCGGCAGACAGCTTTTTTCAGCCTGAAAAGTACAAAAATTTCGATGCGGTTTTAGCCATGTATCACGATCAGGGTTTGGCGCCTTTCAAAACCATTGCTTATGAAGAAGGGGTAAATTATACCGCCGGATTGCCTTTCATAAGAACCAGTCCGGACCATGGTGTGGCTTACGATATCGCGGGAAAAAACATTGCCGACCCGCAAAGTTTCAGCGAAGCGATTTTTATGGCGATTAAAATTTTTAAAAACCGTCAGGAATATAACGATCTGATGACCAACAGAATGCGTCCGCGCCGCAGCAATTCCAACCAAAATGTGGATGAAGATTTGCCGATCGACCGCGCCTGA
- a CDS encoding YceD family protein, whose translation MDKFRNYDIVFSGLKNGKHEFRFEIDKAFFELFDTEQEFTNPRIVAEILMDRHTTFLELWIKTTGTVNLVCDLTNENFDYPIENEIKVLVKFGEEYDDSDEDVITIPMTDHAFNAAQLIYEDVMLSIPMKKVSPNVSEEDLEILNRFSPEIIEEEEEPATDPRWEALKKLKDKN comes from the coding sequence ATGGACAAGTTTAGAAACTACGACATTGTGTTTTCAGGGCTTAAAAACGGAAAACACGAGTTCAGGTTTGAGATAGATAAAGCGTTCTTTGAACTTTTCGATACTGAACAGGAATTTACAAATCCCAGAATCGTTGCCGAAATCCTAATGGACCGGCATACGACGTTTCTGGAACTTTGGATTAAAACAACGGGAACCGTAAATTTGGTTTGTGACCTCACCAATGAAAATTTCGATTATCCGATTGAAAATGAAATCAAAGTTTTGGTGAAATTCGGTGAAGAATATGATGACAGCGATGAAGATGTGATCACCATTCCGATGACCGACCACGCTTTCAATGCAGCACAGCTGATTTATGAAGATGTGATGCTTTCCATCCCGATGAAAAAAGTTTCACCCAATGTTTCTGAAGAAGATTTGGAAATTCTGAACCGTTTCAGTCCCGAAATTATCGAAGAAGAAGAAGAGCCCGCAACGGATCCCCGATGGGAAGCGCTGAAAAAGTTAAAAGATAAAAATTAA
- the rpmF gene encoding 50S ribosomal protein L32: MAHPKRRQSSTRRDKRRTHYKAEVPQLAKDATSGEMHLYHRAHWHEGKLYYRGKVVMEKEVEATEEN, translated from the coding sequence ATGGCACATCCAAAGAGAAGACAGTCGTCAACAAGAAGAGATAAGAGAAGAACTCACTACAAAGCTGAAGTTCCTCAATTGGCAAAAGATGCAACATCTGGTGAAATGCACTTATATCACAGAGCACACTGGCATGAAGGAAAACTTTACTACAGAGGTAAAGTAGTAATGGAAAAAGAAGTAGAAGCTACAGAAGAAAATTAA